One part of the Sphingobacterium sp. LZ7M1 genome encodes these proteins:
- a CDS encoding cation:proton antiporter, producing the protein MKNLKSSFFYIVIIGGFSLLIYWIINHGAFMEEGRHVENMGSNLSNWEEFLSSMLHNLQHPLAILLVQIIVIILVARLFGWLFKKIGQPSVIGEIIAGIVLGPSFLGMYFPDFSAALFPEASFGNLQFLSQIGLILFMFVIGMELDLKVLQKKAHDAIVISHASIILPFALGVGLAYFIYQSFAPEGIAFSSFALFIGISMSITAFPVLARIVQERHMQKTKVGTIAITCAAADDITAWCLLAAVIAIVKAGSFVSSLYVIALAVAYVLLMIKVVRPFLKRIGELHSTRENLNKSIVAIFFLTLLVSSYLTEVIGIHALFGAFMAGAIMPENSRFRNIFIEKVEDVALVLLLPLFFVFTGLRTEIGLLNEPYLWKVTGWIILVAVVGKFVGSSLAAKFMGQNWKDSLTIGALMNTRGLMELIVLNIGFDLGVLNAEIFAMMVIMALVTTFMTGPAIDLFNKILKSTEDVVPEEISRKGKYNILISFGNPETSPSLLRLANGMVKQLNQSSSITAMHLTPTSDLTYLNSDLYEFETFEPIVKESKFLEQKISTLFKASSNLEADVAEIANDGDYDLLLIGIGQSIYDGTFLGKILGVTTRIINPETLIYRAKEKESPFNTSSFSDSTIQIMHKTKVPVGIFMDKGLKKLDKILLPIYTKEDLELLPYIQKFIHNSQSQVTLIDVHHILQEDKKASEMVRAIALKAPNHISKFEAMDIDAQLFKDHDLLLISAESWRELIESNKIWQSEMTSVMVIKK; encoded by the coding sequence ATGAAGAACTTAAAAAGCAGCTTCTTTTATATTGTTATCATTGGTGGATTTTCATTATTGATTTATTGGATCATCAACCATGGTGCTTTTATGGAAGAAGGTCGTCATGTTGAAAACATGGGATCCAACCTTTCCAATTGGGAAGAGTTCCTAAGTTCCATGTTGCATAATTTACAGCATCCATTGGCAATTTTATTGGTACAGATCATCGTAATCATATTGGTTGCTAGATTATTTGGTTGGCTCTTTAAAAAAATAGGTCAGCCTTCTGTAATCGGAGAAATCATTGCCGGTATAGTCTTGGGGCCATCCTTTTTGGGCATGTATTTCCCCGATTTCTCTGCTGCCCTATTTCCAGAAGCCTCTTTTGGCAACCTGCAGTTCTTGAGCCAGATCGGATTGATCCTGTTTATGTTTGTCATAGGAATGGAGCTGGACCTAAAAGTCTTGCAGAAGAAAGCTCATGATGCCATTGTTATCAGTCATGCTAGTATTATTTTACCCTTTGCATTGGGTGTCGGCTTGGCTTATTTCATCTACCAAAGTTTTGCTCCAGAGGGAATCGCATTCTCATCTTTCGCTTTATTTATCGGGATCTCCATGAGTATTACTGCATTCCCAGTCCTAGCTAGGATTGTTCAGGAACGCCACATGCAGAAAACCAAGGTCGGCACCATTGCCATCACCTGTGCTGCTGCCGATGATATCACTGCATGGTGTCTCTTGGCAGCTGTAATTGCCATAGTAAAGGCAGGTTCATTTGTCAGTTCCCTATATGTGATCGCTTTGGCGGTTGCTTACGTTTTATTGATGATCAAAGTGGTGCGTCCATTCCTTAAACGCATTGGCGAGCTCCACTCTACGCGAGAAAACCTTAATAAATCCATTGTTGCCATTTTCTTCTTGACCCTCTTGGTCTCCTCTTACCTTACCGAGGTTATTGGAATCCATGCTTTGTTCGGCGCATTTATGGCAGGTGCCATCATGCCCGAAAATTCTAGGTTCAGGAATATCTTCATTGAAAAGGTAGAAGATGTAGCCTTGGTCCTGCTCTTGCCTTTATTCTTTGTTTTTACAGGTTTAAGGACAGAAATCGGCTTGTTAAACGAACCATATTTATGGAAAGTTACCGGTTGGATTATTCTGGTCGCTGTTGTCGGTAAATTTGTAGGGAGTTCCCTAGCTGCCAAGTTTATGGGGCAAAATTGGAAAGATAGTCTGACCATAGGTGCATTGATGAACACCCGTGGCTTGATGGAATTGATCGTACTGAATATTGGATTTGATCTAGGGGTATTGAATGCTGAAATATTCGCCATGATGGTTATTATGGCTCTGGTCACCACCTTTATGACCGGACCAGCAATCGATCTATTCAATAAGATTTTAAAATCTACGGAGGATGTCGTTCCAGAAGAAATCAGCCGAAAAGGCAAGTATAATATCTTGATTTCTTTTGGCAATCCCGAAACAAGTCCATCCCTTTTAAGATTGGCAAATGGAATGGTCAAGCAATTGAACCAAAGTTCATCCATTACCGCAATGCACCTGACCCCAACGAGTGACCTCACATATTTAAACTCAGATTTATATGAGTTCGAAACCTTTGAACCCATAGTCAAGGAGTCCAAGTTCTTGGAGCAAAAAATCAGCACCTTGTTCAAGGCTTCCAGTAACCTAGAAGCTGACGTCGCAGAAATTGCCAATGATGGCGATTATGACCTTCTTTTGATTGGTATTGGACAGTCCATATACGATGGTACTTTCCTAGGCAAAATCTTGGGGGTAACGACACGGATCATTAATCCTGAAACCTTGATCTATAGGGCTAAGGAGAAGGAAAGTCCGTTTAATACCTCCTCATTTTCTGATAGTACCATTCAGATCATGCACAAAACGAAGGTACCTGTTGGGATTTTCATGGATAAGGGTTTGAAGAAACTGGACAAGATATTGCTTCCTATCTATACAAAGGAGGATTTGGAGCTATTGCCCTATATCCAAAAATTCATTCATAATTCCCAATCACAGGTAACTCTGATCGATGTGCATCATATCCTTCAAGAGGATAAAAAGGCATCAGAAATGGTTCGCGCCATTGCTTTGAAGGCACCTAACCATATTAGCAAATTCGAAGCAATGGATATAGATGCGCAATTATTCAAGGATCATGATCTATTATTGATCAGTGCCGAAAGCTGGCGCGAATTGATCGAAAGCAATAAGATATGGCAATCTGAAATGACTTCCGTAATGGTAATAAAGAAGTAA
- a CDS encoding LytTR family DNA-binding domain-containing protein — protein sequence MITKLRCLLLDDELPSLQYLKLLCQQIPDLEVVKSFNSPQDLLAEFPTLDFDLLISDIDMPGLNGLELAEQLRGKPIIFITAYAEYAADAFDLQAVDYIRKPLKIERLKQAIQKLLSIRGRKPIEEKNFVQLNTDQGKYLLYFDQIAYIQTSSLDSRDKIVRLVDQKEVTLKNISFDKLLEILPEMQFCRINKKEIISMNIISSFSHDEIKTNFSIGSDAPLTFNLSEIYKTAFIQKVSL from the coding sequence TTGATTACAAAGCTAAGGTGCTTGCTGCTCGATGATGAGCTGCCAAGCCTACAATATTTGAAATTACTGTGCCAGCAGATTCCTGACCTGGAAGTCGTCAAATCCTTTAATTCCCCTCAAGATTTATTGGCAGAATTTCCTACATTGGATTTTGACCTATTGATTTCAGATATCGATATGCCTGGCTTAAACGGTCTCGAACTAGCTGAACAATTACGAGGAAAGCCTATAATCTTTATCACGGCCTATGCTGAATATGCTGCTGATGCATTTGACCTCCAAGCCGTCGATTATATCCGAAAGCCGCTCAAAATTGAGCGATTAAAGCAAGCTATCCAAAAACTATTGAGCATTCGTGGTAGAAAACCGATTGAAGAAAAAAACTTCGTCCAATTAAATACTGATCAAGGCAAATACCTGCTCTATTTTGACCAGATTGCTTATATTCAAACTTCATCCCTTGATAGCCGCGATAAAATCGTTCGGCTTGTGGATCAGAAAGAGGTAACCCTGAAAAACATCTCCTTCGATAAATTATTGGAGATTCTCCCTGAAATGCAGTTTTGTAGGATCAATAAAAAGGAAATCATTTCCATGAATATCATCAGTTCCTTCTCGCATGATGAAATCAAGACCAATTTTAGTATTGGAAGCGATGCTCCCCTAACCTTTAATCTGAGTGAAATCTATAAAACCGCTTTCATCCAAAAGGTCAGTTTATAG
- a CDS encoding histidine kinase: MLLVQIQFNTFTTILLVALLLVIILLLIYLYRSQKQVNSLANKLNKIEGELHSHQLKDIDYKLNPHLFKNVLNSIQSHAYQTFHSLDSLSNVLDYILYESSKKFVTPQQEISFAMSLIEINKIKLSPLFDLKVKQKVRENEPLLNQKLMVPMLSTDLIENAFKHADIQSPNAFISVTFEFKDNVFSLTVANKISKKEPIQKDKDGYGSKMLEQRLNIVYKDNYKLDKFIEGDVYIAHLKINLLDYKAKVLAAR; this comes from the coding sequence ATGTTACTGGTACAAATACAATTCAATACCTTTACAACCATCTTGTTGGTGGCGCTCTTGCTCGTCATTATCCTTTTATTGATCTATTTGTACAGGAGCCAAAAACAGGTCAATTCTCTTGCAAATAAGCTTAATAAGATCGAAGGAGAATTACATAGCCACCAATTGAAAGATATCGATTACAAGCTTAATCCGCACCTGTTTAAGAATGTATTGAACTCCATCCAGTCCCATGCCTATCAGACTTTCCACTCCTTAGATTCGCTTTCCAATGTGCTGGATTATATCTTATATGAAAGCAGCAAAAAGTTTGTCACACCTCAGCAGGAGATATCCTTTGCAATGAGCTTGATTGAAATCAATAAGATAAAATTGAGTCCCTTATTCGATTTAAAGGTGAAACAAAAGGTTCGAGAGAATGAACCTCTATTGAACCAAAAACTGATGGTTCCTATGTTGAGCACAGATTTGATTGAGAATGCCTTCAAGCATGCCGATATCCAAAGCCCAAATGCCTTTATCTCGGTTACTTTTGAATTCAAGGATAATGTATTCTCCTTGACCGTTGCCAATAAAATATCCAAGAAAGAGCCTATTCAGAAGGACAAGGATGGTTATGGTTCCAAAATGCTGGAACAACGCTTGAATATCGTCTACAAGGACAATTACAAACTCGATAAGTTCATTGAGGGCGATGTCTACATTGCCCATTTAAAAATAAATCTACTTGATTACAAAGCTAAGGTGCTTGCTGCTCGATGA
- a CDS encoding n-acetylglutamate synthase, with protein MLMVNYHNKTFHTVSNSQNGETSSETIFHYKQIGNVVFAEYQGGNIKYGHLLGLVSEYGTIDMTYHQVNVADELMCGKCESIPEILSNGKVRLHESWEWTSGDFSKGKSIVEEV; from the coding sequence ATGTTAATGGTAAACTATCATAACAAAACTTTCCACACCGTCAGCAATTCTCAAAACGGCGAAACTTCTTCTGAAACAATATTTCATTACAAACAAATCGGTAATGTAGTTTTTGCAGAATACCAAGGTGGCAATATTAAATATGGCCATTTATTGGGTCTTGTGAGCGAATACGGAACTATAGACATGACCTACCATCAGGTAAATGTTGCTGACGAATTGATGTGTGGAAAATGCGAATCAATCCCCGAAATCTTAAGCAATGGCAAAGTCAGGCTACACGAAAGCTGGGAATGGACCTCCGGTGATTTTTCAAAGGGAAAATCTATCGTAGAAGAGGTATAA
- a CDS encoding alpha/beta fold hydrolase, with protein sequence MQPTISNTTPINGIQIYYEIYGKGSPLIMLHGGGSTIQSSFERIIPLLAKTHHIIAVESQAHGRTSDRNSPSSFNQDADDIAQLMDHLKIKKTDILGFSNGATTALQLAIHHPEIVNKLVLGSPLAKRNGVADGFWEFMKNASLENMPSQLKEAFLKVNPSEEGLKNMHDRDAARMVNFKDISDHDLQSIVAPALIILAEQDVILTEHGIELNKLIPNSQLVILPRGHGAYFGEITTIGPDFKEEDLPVPLIERFLN encoded by the coding sequence ATGCAACCCACAATTTCCAATACCACCCCCATCAACGGAATCCAAATCTACTACGAAATATATGGCAAGGGCTCCCCATTAATCATGCTACATGGTGGCGGATCTACCATCCAAAGCAGTTTTGAAAGAATCATCCCACTTTTAGCAAAAACCCATCACATCATAGCCGTAGAATCCCAAGCCCATGGTAGAACCTCCGACAGAAACTCGCCTTCATCTTTTAACCAAGACGCCGATGATATCGCCCAGCTAATGGACCACCTAAAAATCAAAAAAACAGATATTCTGGGGTTTAGTAATGGAGCCACAACAGCTCTTCAATTAGCCATACATCATCCGGAAATAGTGAACAAACTTGTTTTAGGGTCACCTTTAGCAAAACGTAATGGCGTAGCAGATGGCTTTTGGGAATTTATGAAGAATGCCAGCTTAGAGAATATGCCTTCGCAACTAAAAGAGGCATTTCTAAAAGTAAATCCCTCCGAAGAAGGATTAAAAAACATGCATGACAGGGATGCGGCAAGAATGGTTAATTTCAAGGATATCTCTGATCATGACCTTCAATCCATCGTTGCTCCAGCTTTGATTATCTTAGCTGAACAGGATGTAATACTGACGGAACATGGAATAGAATTAAACAAGTTGATTCCAAATAGTCAACTGGTTATCCTCCCTAGGGGCCATGGCGCATACTTTGGAGAGATTACGACGATCGGCCCAGATTTCAAGGAAGAGGACCTTCCAGTTCCTTTGATTGAAAGGTTCCTGAATTAA
- a CDS encoding tetratricopeptide repeat protein, whose translation MKKILILFISLIQFAFAQKSSLTFETKFYDAEDRWVIFDKKENQNTYALGFVYLDSEAGYTFSYQGELEYKNSEFHKVPRLDTSSNIIMRLDRNSFNVKVLTDEQVTKLGLANPPEWLQNYKQNADFIETRVHRASMMNGAGASIKALPILQKAYQEDPHYPGLEFELGYAYNATGSFYKAVIVLNKAIENDPSNFWYYRELGFSLKHLNNLPEAEKVYRKGIELASDKNQVAEMAINMAQSYFHAKDKAKFDEWKSIVVQHAEPESQYRQYINYFEENWHKSN comes from the coding sequence ATGAAAAAAATTCTTATCCTTTTTATTTCTTTGATACAATTTGCCTTTGCTCAAAAGTCCTCTCTGACTTTTGAAACCAAGTTTTATGATGCCGAGGACAGGTGGGTAATCTTTGATAAAAAGGAGAATCAGAATACCTATGCATTAGGATTTGTCTATTTGGACTCTGAGGCTGGTTATACCTTTAGCTATCAGGGCGAATTGGAATATAAAAACAGTGAATTCCATAAAGTACCTAGATTGGACACAAGCAGTAATATAATCATGAGGCTTGATCGCAACTCTTTTAATGTGAAGGTCCTAACTGATGAACAAGTGACAAAACTAGGCTTAGCAAATCCACCAGAATGGCTCCAAAATTATAAACAGAATGCTGATTTTATTGAGACACGCGTCCATAGAGCATCCATGATGAATGGTGCTGGTGCGAGTATCAAAGCTTTGCCAATCCTGCAAAAGGCCTATCAGGAAGATCCACATTATCCGGGATTAGAATTTGAACTTGGATATGCCTATAATGCTACTGGAAGCTTTTATAAGGCTGTAATCGTATTAAATAAGGCGATTGAAAATGATCCAAGTAACTTTTGGTATTACCGTGAACTTGGATTTTCCCTAAAGCATCTCAATAACTTACCTGAAGCCGAAAAGGTTTATAGAAAAGGAATAGAACTCGCTTCTGATAAAAACCAAGTCGCTGAAATGGCCATTAATATGGCTCAGAGTTACTTTCATGCCAAGGATAAAGCTAAATTTGATGAGTGGAAAAGCATTGTAGTACAGCATGCTGAACCTGAATCGCAATATCGTCAATACATTAATTACTTCGAGGAAAATTGGCATAAATCCAATTAA
- a CDS encoding YfiT family bacillithiol transferase, with amino-acid sequence MLKDQLEKLRYPIGKFSQPENISKETIESWINTIAKFPEYLKNEVQKLQEKDLELTYREGGWTIRQLVHHCADSHMNSFIRFKLALTEDTPIIKPYKEDRWACLADSLQPIESSIKILEGLHQRWATLLESLSEEDLKKQFINPESKKTISIETAIGIYAWHCNHHLTHVINAKKP; translated from the coding sequence ATGCTAAAAGATCAACTTGAAAAGCTGAGGTACCCAATCGGTAAGTTCAGTCAACCTGAAAATATTAGTAAAGAAACCATTGAAAGCTGGATCAATACCATAGCTAAGTTTCCTGAATACCTAAAAAATGAAGTACAGAAGCTTCAGGAAAAAGATTTAGAATTGACGTATAGGGAAGGAGGTTGGACTATCAGACAATTGGTTCATCATTGCGCCGATAGCCATATGAATAGTTTTATTCGTTTTAAACTGGCACTCACGGAAGATACACCGATAATAAAACCTTATAAAGAAGACAGATGGGCTTGCCTTGCAGATAGTTTGCAACCTATTGAAAGTTCAATAAAGATATTGGAGGGTCTACATCAACGCTGGGCGACACTACTGGAAAGTCTTTCGGAAGAGGATTTGAAAAAGCAATTTATTAATCCTGAAAGCAAGAAGACAATCAGTATTGAAACTGCCATTGGAATCTATGCTTGGCACTGTAATCATCATCTTACCCATGTCATAAATGCTAAAAAACCCTAG
- the bglX gene encoding beta-glucosidase BglX produces MLFAQQDQKMDSFIDGLMNKMTIEEKIGQLNLVTAGEATTGSVVSTDVESKIKAGNIGGIFSMTSPARIRKAQELAVNQSRLKIPIIFGMDVIHGYKTIFPIPLGLAATWDMPLIQKTARVAAVEASADGLNWTFSPMVDISRDARWGRISEGSGEDTYLSSRIAREMVVGYQGDDLSKNNTLMACVKHFALYGAAESGRDYNTTDMSLHRMYNEYLPPYKAALDAGAMSVMTSFNDINGVPASANHWLLTDLLRKDWKFNGLVVTDYTAVNELIDHGLGDLQKVSELSLKAGVDMDMVGEGFLTTLKKSLDEGKVSEDDINRACRFVLEAKYRLGLFEDPFKYCSEDRAKKEILTPEHLKLAREAAGKSFVLLKNESNTLPLKKQGTVAVIGPLANTGANMPGTWSVSADLKNTQSLVEGMQSVLGDKVKIVTHLGANLTDDAALQERSTMFGRTIPRDDRNPEEIIASAIQVSQEADVIVAALGESSEMSGESSSRTDLNIPESQKRLLEALVKTGKPVVLVLFAGRPMTLSWESKNVPAILNVWFGGTETGKAVADVLFGDVNPSGKLPATFPQNVGQVPMYYSQKNTGRPLAKDAWFQKFRSNYLDVSNEPLYPFGYGLSYTKFEYAAVKLDKSSIHKSDKLKVSVTVKNNGNFDGEEVVQLYLQDLVGSQTRPVKELKGFQKIFIEKGKSKEVEFIIEEEDLRFYNQQLEFVSEPGKFKVYVGTNSRDVQEAEFELMD; encoded by the coding sequence ATGTTATTTGCCCAACAGGATCAAAAGATGGATTCTTTCATCGATGGCCTGATGAACAAAATGACCATAGAAGAGAAAATTGGGCAATTGAACCTGGTTACCGCTGGTGAAGCTACGACTGGTTCTGTAGTATCTACGGATGTGGAATCTAAGATTAAAGCTGGAAATATCGGGGGAATATTTAGTATGACCTCTCCTGCTCGAATCCGTAAAGCCCAGGAATTGGCAGTAAATCAATCTCGTTTAAAGATTCCCATAATATTCGGAATGGATGTTATCCATGGTTATAAAACCATTTTCCCGATCCCATTGGGATTAGCGGCAACCTGGGATATGCCATTAATCCAAAAAACGGCGCGTGTAGCTGCTGTTGAGGCTTCAGCCGATGGGTTGAACTGGACCTTCTCACCAATGGTCGATATTTCGAGAGATGCCCGTTGGGGAAGAATCTCCGAAGGAAGCGGAGAAGACACCTACTTAAGCTCTCGGATTGCCAGAGAGATGGTCGTTGGCTATCAAGGTGATGATCTGAGCAAGAACAATACACTAATGGCTTGCGTAAAGCATTTTGCGCTCTATGGAGCTGCTGAATCTGGTAGAGATTATAATACCACAGATATGAGCTTGCATAGGATGTACAATGAATATCTACCTCCTTATAAGGCGGCTTTGGATGCAGGTGCGATGTCCGTAATGACTTCATTTAACGATATCAACGGAGTTCCGGCAAGTGCAAACCATTGGTTGTTGACCGATCTTTTGCGTAAAGACTGGAAATTTAATGGGCTTGTTGTAACGGATTATACGGCAGTCAATGAATTGATCGACCATGGCTTAGGGGATCTTCAGAAAGTTTCCGAATTATCCTTGAAAGCTGGAGTGGATATGGATATGGTCGGTGAAGGATTTTTGACTACCCTAAAAAAATCATTGGATGAAGGTAAAGTTTCAGAGGATGATATCAATAGGGCCTGTCGTTTTGTTTTGGAGGCAAAATATAGATTAGGATTATTTGAAGATCCGTTTAAATATTGTAGTGAAGATCGTGCGAAGAAAGAAATCCTGACTCCGGAGCACCTGAAACTGGCTAGAGAAGCAGCAGGAAAATCCTTCGTGCTCCTGAAAAATGAAAGCAATACTTTGCCTTTGAAAAAACAGGGAACGGTTGCTGTCATTGGACCATTGGCTAATACTGGAGCAAATATGCCAGGAACATGGAGCGTCAGTGCTGATCTGAAAAACACCCAGTCTTTAGTGGAAGGCATGCAATCTGTTTTGGGTGATAAAGTAAAAATTGTAACTCATTTAGGCGCCAATCTTACCGATGATGCTGCCTTACAGGAACGTTCTACAATGTTTGGTCGTACCATTCCGAGAGATGACCGTAATCCAGAGGAAATCATTGCTTCAGCCATCCAGGTTTCTCAGGAAGCTGATGTAATCGTTGCTGCTTTGGGTGAAAGTTCAGAAATGAGCGGTGAAAGCTCAAGCCGTACTGACCTCAATATTCCTGAAAGCCAAAAGCGCTTGTTAGAAGCTTTAGTGAAAACTGGAAAGCCAGTGGTATTGGTGTTATTCGCAGGAAGACCTATGACGCTTTCCTGGGAAAGTAAGAATGTCCCAGCAATCTTAAATGTATGGTTTGGTGGTACTGAAACCGGAAAAGCTGTAGCTGATGTGCTTTTTGGAGATGTAAATCCTTCAGGAAAACTTCCTGCAACCTTTCCTCAGAACGTTGGTCAAGTGCCTATGTACTACAGTCAAAAGAATACTGGAAGGCCTTTGGCTAAAGATGCCTGGTTTCAGAAGTTTAGGTCTAATTACCTAGATGTGAGCAATGAACCTTTATATCCTTTTGGATACGGATTGAGCTATACGAAATTTGAATATGCGGCTGTAAAACTGGATAAATCAAGCATCCATAAATCAGATAAACTAAAAGTTTCGGTTACAGTGAAGAATAACGGTAATTTTGATGGCGAGGAAGTCGTTCAGTTGTACCTTCAAGACTTAGTAGGCTCCCAAACAAGACCTGTTAAGGAATTAAAAGGCTTCCAAAAAATCTTTATAGAAAAAGGCAAATCAAAAGAAGTTGAATTCATTATTGAAGAAGAAGATCTTCGATTCTATAATCAACAGTTAGAATTTGTATCAGAGCCTGGAAAATTCAAGGTCTATGTGGGCACCAATTCAAGAGATGTTCAGGAAGCTGAATTTGAATTAATGGACTAG
- a CDS encoding glucoamylase family protein, producing MKIRAITIGLLLAAAGIQSCQNVQKTDNKKETSQSVDSVAHSNDSLMNKIQQQTFQYFWEGAEPNSGMARERIHIDGVYPENDENVVTIGGSGFGIMGLIVGMERGYISKKEGEDRLNHIMDYLGKIPRFKGAWSHWYHGDTGKVKAFSEKDNGGDLVETAFLAQSLIVVREYLKNGSDTQKTIANKADELWKEIDWNHYTNGKNVLLWHWSPTHDFGMNHPIQGYDECLVTYVLAASSPTHAIDTAVYNQGWARDGKIKSDLKKFDIPIGMKHNAKEGQVGPLFWAHYSFLGLNPTGLKDQYVDYGEVVVNHAKINIAYAEENPNHYKGYGADKGWGWTASYSIKGYDAHHPDNDKSVISPTAALSSTPYTPKESLAFARYLFNNLGDKVWGKYGFYDAYSETENWFPQRYLAIDQGPIVVMMENYRSGLIWNLFMQAPEIQSGLKKLGFQSPNLK from the coding sequence ATGAAGATACGAGCAATTACAATCGGGTTATTATTAGCAGCTGCAGGGATTCAATCTTGTCAAAACGTACAGAAAACGGATAACAAGAAAGAAACAAGCCAATCTGTAGATAGTGTTGCCCATTCAAACGATTCCCTGATGAACAAGATTCAGCAGCAAACTTTCCAATATTTCTGGGAAGGTGCTGAACCTAATTCAGGAATGGCTAGAGAAAGAATCCATATCGATGGGGTCTATCCTGAGAACGATGAAAATGTCGTTACCATCGGTGGAAGTGGATTTGGCATTATGGGATTGATCGTTGGAATGGAGCGTGGCTATATTTCCAAGAAAGAAGGAGAAGATCGCCTAAACCATATCATGGATTACTTGGGGAAAATCCCAAGATTCAAGGGAGCTTGGTCACATTGGTACCATGGAGATACCGGAAAAGTTAAAGCTTTCAGCGAAAAGGATAATGGTGGTGATTTGGTGGAAACGGCATTTCTAGCACAATCACTGATCGTTGTGAGAGAATATTTGAAGAATGGATCTGATACCCAGAAAACCATTGCCAACAAAGCTGATGAGCTATGGAAAGAAATCGACTGGAACCATTATACCAATGGCAAGAATGTCCTGTTATGGCATTGGAGTCCGACCCACGATTTCGGAATGAATCATCCTATCCAAGGATATGATGAATGTCTGGTAACCTATGTATTGGCGGCTTCCTCTCCTACACATGCCATTGATACCGCGGTGTACAACCAAGGTTGGGCAAGAGATGGAAAAATTAAGTCGGACCTTAAAAAATTTGATATTCCAATAGGTATGAAGCATAATGCAAAAGAAGGTCAGGTAGGACCTTTATTCTGGGCCCATTACTCCTTTTTAGGATTAAATCCAACGGGGTTAAAGGATCAGTATGTTGATTATGGTGAAGTAGTCGTGAACCATGCTAAGATCAATATCGCCTATGCTGAAGAAAATCCTAATCATTATAAAGGATATGGTGCTGATAAAGGTTGGGGATGGACCGCTTCATACTCCATCAAAGGATATGATGCCCATCATCCTGACAACGATAAGTCAGTGATCAGTCCGACTGCCGCCTTGTCCTCTACCCCTTATACCCCAAAAGAAAGTTTAGCATTTGCGAGGTACCTGTTCAATAATTTAGGTGATAAGGTATGGGGAAAATATGGTTTTTATGATGCTTATAGTGAAACTGAAAATTGGTTTCCGCAGCGATACTTAGCCATCGACCAAGGTCCTATCGTGGTCATGATGGAAAATTACCGTTCTGGTCTGATCTGGAATCTGTTTATGCAAGCTCCAGAGATTCAGTCAGGATTGAAAAAGTTAGGATTTCAAAGTCCAAATTTGAAATAA